From a single Salmo salar chromosome ssa22, Ssal_v3.1, whole genome shotgun sequence genomic region:
- the LOC106582724 gene encoding potassium voltage-gated channel subfamily A member 2: protein MTVATGDPSDEAAAHPGNPAEYDPDADHECCERVVINISGLRFETQLKTLSQFPDTLLGDPKKRMRYFDPLRNEYFFDRSRTSFDAILYFYQSGGRLRRPANVTLDIFSEEIRFYELGDEAIELFREDEGFIKEEERPLPDNEFQRQVWLLFEYPESSGPARIIAIISVMVILISIVSFCLETLPIFRNDDDEPHSVFDTNTNTTIYFTSTYFTDPFFILETLCIIWFSFEFLVRLFACPSKSGFFGNVMNIIDVVAIIPYFITLATELAEKPEDGQAGQQAMSLAILRVIRLVRVFRIFKLSRHSKGLQILGQTLKASMRELGLLIFFLFIGVILFSSAVYFAEADEPESQFESIPDAFWWAVVSMTTVGYGDMVPTTIGGKIVGSLCAIAGVLTIALPVPVIVSNFNYFYHRETEGEEQAQCLGPVTKEDSNEELKKSRSGSTISKSDYMEIQEGVNNSIEDIPEENLKTQANCTTLANTNYVNITKMLTDV, encoded by the coding sequence ATGACTGTAGCCACTGGCGACCCCTCTGATGAAGCGGCAGCGCACCCAGGGAACcccgcagagtatgaccctgacGCTGACCATGAGTGCTGCGAGAGAGTGGTCATCAACATCTCTGGACTGCGTTTCGAGACACAGCTTAAAACCCTCTCCCAGTTCCCCGATACTCTGCTGGGGGACCCCAAAAAGAGGATGCGCTACTTTGACCCACTGAGGAACGAGTATTTCTTCGACCGGAGCCGCACCAGCTTTGATGCCATTCTCTATTTTTACCAGTCAGGAGGGAGGCTACGGCGGCCGGCCAATGTGACCCTTGATATTTTCTCAGAGGAGATCCGTTTCTATGAGTTGGGGGATGAGGCCATTGAGCTCTTCAGAGAGGATGAGGGTTTCATcaaggaggaagagaggccacTTCCTGACAATGAGTTTCAGAGACAAGTGTGGCTGCTCTTTGAGTACCCAGAGAGCTCGGGTCCCGCTAGGATTATCGCTATCATCTCCGTCATGGTCATCCTCATCTCTATCGTAAGCTTCTGTCTGGaaaccctgcccatcttccgCAATGACGACGACGAACCGCACAGTGTCTttgacaccaacaccaacaccacaatCTATTTCACGTCCACCTACTTCACTGATCCTTTCTTCATCCTGGAGACACTCTGCATCATCTGGTTCTCCTTTGAGTTCCTGGTGCGCTTGTTCGCCTGCCCCAGCAAATCTGGCTTTTTTGGTAACGTCATGAACATCATTGACGTTGTTGCCATCATCCCTTACTTCATCACCCTGGCCACAGAGCTGGCTGAGAAACCAGAGGATGGCCAGGCGGGTCAGCAAGCCATGTCCCTGGCTATTCTCAGGGTCATCCGTCTAGTGCGAGTCTTCCGAATTTTCAAGCTCTCGCGACACTCCAAGGGGCTTCAGATCCTGGGCCAAACCCTGAAAGCTAGCATGAGGGAGCTCGGTCTGCTGATCTTCTTCCTCTTTATTGGAGTCATACTTTTCTCCAGTGCTGTCTACTTTGCGGAAGCTGATGAGCCGGAATCGCAGTTTGAAAGCATCCCAGACGCCTTCTGGTGGGCTGTTGTCTCCATGACGACAGTAGGGTATGGTGACATGGTCCCGACCACCATTGGTGGCAAGATTGTGGGCTCCCTCTGCGCCATTGCAGGTGTGCTGACAATTGCCTTGCCCGTGCCTGTCATCGTTTCCAACTTCAACTACTTCTACCACCGTGAGACAGAGGGCGAGGAGCAGGCCCAGTGCCTAGGCCCAGTCACCAAAGAGGACTCGAATGAAGAGCTGAAAAAGAGCCGGAGCGGCTCAACCATCAGTAAATCAGACTACATGGAGATCCAGGAAGGGGTGAACAACAGTATTGAGGACATCCCTGAAGAGAACCTCAAGACTCAGGCCAACTGCACGACATTGGCCAACACAAACTATGTCAACATCACCAAAATGCTCACAGACGTGTAG